The following proteins are encoded in a genomic region of Brachypodium distachyon strain Bd21 chromosome 1, Brachypodium_distachyon_v3.0, whole genome shotgun sequence:
- the LOC100841405 gene encoding protein ECERIFERUM 3, translating into MVSPLSSWPWAALGSYKYLLYGPVVAKAVQAWRDEESSWSSLMESWCVHLVLLLALRSLTYQLWFSYGNMLFLTRRRRVVPDGVDFQQIDAEWHWDNMVMMQTLIGAMVMNSSPFSSAGGLIRAWDPRGWAVALLLHVALSEPFFRWAHMALHRDPLFSRYHSKHHSSPVTQPLTAAYGTPLESLLLTLAMGVPLAGAFLAGSGSLSLVYGYVFLFDYLRCMGYSNVEVISHRAFQAFPPLRYLIYTPTYLSLHHKEKDCNYCLFMPLYDLLGGTLHRSSFTLQKEIDSGKNDRVPDFVFLAHVVDVVSSMHVPFAFRSCSSLPWSPHLVLLPLWPIALGIMLLQVLCSKTFTVSFYFLRGRLHQTWTIPRYSFQYFIPPMKKGINRQIELAILRADKMGVKVLSLAALNKNEALNGGGTLFVAKHPDLKVRVVHGNTLTAAVILNEIPSNVKEVFLTGATSKLGRAIALYLCRKKIRVLMLTLSSERFLKIQREAPAEFQPFLVQVTKYQAAKNCKTWLVGKWLSPREQRWAAAGTHFHQFVVPPVMEFRRDCSYGKLAAMRLPKDVQGLGSCEYTMERGVVHACHAGGVVHCLEGWEHHEVGAIDVDRIDQVWHAALKHGLSPP; encoded by the exons ATGGTCTCTCCCCTGTCTTCCTGGCCATGGGCTGCCCTAGGCTCCTACAAG TATTTGCTGTACGGGCCGGTGGTGGCGAAGGCGGTGCAGGCATGGAGGGATGAAGAAAGCTCGTGGTCGTCGTTGATGGAATCTTGGTGCGTTCActtggtgctgctgctggcgctcCGGTCTCTGACGTACCAGCTCTGGTTCTCCTACGGCAACATGCTCTTcctcacccgccgccgccgcgtcgtcccCGACGGCGTCGACTTCCAACAGATCGACGCCGAGTGGCACTG GGATAACATGGTGATGATGCAGACCCTGATCGGGGCCATGGTGATGAACAGCAGCCCgttctcctccgccggcgggCTGATCCGGGCTTGGGACCCGCGGGGCTGGGCCGTGGCCCTGCTGCTTCACGTGGCCCTCTCAGAGCCCTTCTTCCGTTGGGCCCATATGGCCCTCCACCGGGACCCGCTCTTCAGCCGCTACCACTCCAAGCACCACTCCTCCCCAGTCACCCAGCCCCTCACAG CTGCGTACGGGACGCCATTGGAGAGCCTGCTCCTGACGCTGGCGATGGGGGTCCCGCTGGCAGGCGCGTTCCTGGCAGGGTCCGGGTCCCTGAGCCTGGTCTACGGCTACGTCTTCCTCTTCGACTACCTCCGGTGCATGGGGTACAGCAACGTGGAGGTCATCTCGCACAGGGCGTTCCAGGCGTTCCCACCCCTCAGATACCTCATCTACACCCCAAC GTACCTGAGCCTGCACCACAAGGAGAAGGACTGCAACTACTGCCTGTTCATGCCGCTCTACGACCTGCTCGGCGGCACCCTGCACCGAAGCTCCTTCACGCTCCAAAAAGAGATCGACAGCGGCAAGAACGACCGGGTCCCGGACTTCGTCTTCCTGGCGCACGTGGTGGACGTGGTGTCCTCCATGCACGTGCCGTTCGCGTTCCGGTCCTGCAGCTCGCTGCCGTGGTCGCCGCACCTCGTGCTGCTGCCGCTCTGGCCCATCGCGCTCGGCATCATGCTGCTCCAGGTGCTCTGCTCCAAGACGTTCACCGTCAGCTTCTACTTCCTCCGGGGACGCCTTCACCAGACATGGACGATCCCGAGGTACAGCTTCCAGTATTTCATCCCGCCCATGAAGAAGGGCATCAACCGGCAGATCGAGCTCGCCATACTCCGGGCTGATAAGATGGGTGTCAAAGTGCTCAGCCTCGCCGCCCTCAACAAG AATGAGGCGCTGAATGGGGGTGGGACGTTGTTCGTGGCGAAGCACCCGGACTTAAAGGTGAGGGTGGTGCACGGCAACACGCTGACGGCGGCCGTGATCCTGAACGAGATCCCGAGCAATGTCAAGGAGGTGTTCCTGACCGGCGCCACCTCCAAGCTCGGCCGGGCCATCGCGCTCTACCTCTGCAGGAAGAAGATCCGAGTCCTG ATGCTGACGCTGTCGTCGGAGCGGTTCCTGAAGATCCAGCGGGAGGCCCCGGCGGAGTTCCAGCCGTTCCTCGTGCAGGTCACCAAGTACCAGGCCGCCAAGAACTGCAAG ACGTGGCTGGTGGGGAAGTGGCTGTCGCCGCGGGAGCagaggtgggcggcggcggggacgcaCTTCCACCAGTTCGTGGTGCCGCCGGTGATGGAGTTCAGGCGGGACTGCAGCTACGGGAAGCTGGCGGCGATGCGGCTGCCCAAGGACGTCCAAGGGCTGGGCTCCTGCGAGTACACCATGGAGCGCGGCGTCGTGCACGCGTgccacgccggcggcgtcgtgcACTGCCTGGAAGGATGGGAGCACCACGAGGTCGGCGCCATTGACGTCGACCGGATCGACCAGGTCTGGCACGCCGCGCTCAAGCACGGCCTCTCGCCGCCCTGA
- the LOC104582089 gene encoding uncharacterized protein LOC104582089: MPQRLASALIAPPTAPAQSSLPTSPTSSSGDDPLAELMATERLEHTGWPSNFDPVAVEMEAFCAAALSSPLSFPPASTCSLPSLPGGRVTGAPSPLGFSTPPRDDASALEPASDAGPEDDSSKLDALFAAPPSSVLGATPPPPPPRAHPSKDKPTLTPRCNACQAAMQSSTPVAQRATIRLAKELAIIDADEKRVDVAASALTKVATIDQAIVRDTAGSACSSWLHLPADGSRNGVAIFWNPDIVSLSAPVLRRFSITATVTLLLSGLAFVLSTVYGPADDTLKPAFLQETKDLAPPHDKPWIIVGDFNLIYEACDKNNLNLCRLLMGQFRAAIDHAELFEMRCSNRRFSWSDERENPTLVKLDRIFCNAAWDGLFAPYSVQALSTSHSDPCHLLVASFSSPPRKGRFRFENFWPRYPGFYETVAAAWGDQIASPNPLTRLRLLLRRTARALCGWNKGLFSDVRSQFHLASEIILRLNEAQDCRPLTRLELQLHRALKARVLGLAAVERARRRQASRQVWLKDGDANTRFFHVKINARRWKNFLHQVTTDSGIHVAHEDKEAALLRHFMGLLGTTAAGSRTLAWGELQLPRFPAVGIDNPFSLDEIWEAIKDSSTEKAPGPHGFTGMFYRRCWDLIKLDVLAAFDHLYGLAEGNLAALNATHLCLIPQKDQVMSVNDLRPISLIHSFAKLFAKVLAHRLSPFMEDLISHAQSAFLTKGCIHDKIDFAKAFDSVSWEYIL, translated from the exons ATGCCGCAGCGCCTCGCCTCGGCCCTCATCGCTCCCCCGACGGCGCCGGCCCAGTCTTCTTTGCCGACCAGCCCCACTTCGTCTTCAGGTGACGACCCGCTTGCCGAGCTCATGGCCACGGAGCGCCTCGAGCACACGGGCTGGCCCTCCAACTTCGACCCGGTGGCTGTGGAGATGGAGGCCTTCTGCGCGGCGGCACTGTCCTCGCCACTGTCCTTCCCGCCGGCATCAACGTGCTCGCTTCCGTCACTGCCCGGCGGCAGGGTCACTGGAGCCCCCTCCCCGCTCGGCTTCTCCACGCCGCCCCGCGACGACGCTTCCGCGCTCGAGCCGGCCAGTGACGCCGGACCAGAGGACGACAGCAGCAAGCTCGACGCCCTCTTCGCCGCCCCTCCTTCATCCGTCCTTGGCGccactccgccgccaccgccacctcgcGCCCATCCCAGCAAGGACAAGCCGACGCTCACCCCACGATGCAATGCTTGCCAGGCCGCGATGCAGTCTTCTACGCCGGTCGCCCAGCGCGCCACCATCCGTCTCGCCAAGGAGCTGGCGATCATCGATGCGGATGAGAAACGCGTGGACGTGGCTGCCTCCGCCCTA ACCAAGGTTGCGACCATCGACCAGGCGATCGTCCGTGACACTGCTGGTAGTGCTTGCTCGTCGTGGCTCCATCTGCCGGCTGACGGCTCACGCAACGGCGTGGCCATCTTCTGGAACCCCGACATCGTCTCCCTCTCTGCCCCGGTCCTCCGCCGGTTCTCGATTACGGCCACCGTCACCCTGCTGCTGTCAGGGCTGGCCTTCGTCCTCTCCACGGTCTACGGTCCCGCTGATGACACCCTCAAACCGGCCTTCCTCCAGGAGACGAAGGACCTCGCGCCGCCTCACGACAAACCCTGGATCATAGTTGGAGATTTCAACCTCATCTACGAAGCTTGCGACAAAAACAACCTCAATCTCTGCCGCCTCTTGATGGGTCAATTCAGGGCGGCCATCGACCACGCGGAGCTCTTTGAGATGCGCTGCTCCAATCGCCGCTTCTCCTGGAGTGACGAAAGGGAAAACCCTACGCTCGTGAAGCTCGACCGCATCTTCTGCAACGCCGCCTGGGATGGCCTCTTCGCACCCTACTCGGTCCAGGCCCTCTCGACGTCTCACTCCGACCCCTGCCACCTTCTCGTCGCAAGTTTCAGCAGCCCGCCGCGCAAAGGCCGCTTTCGGTTTGAAAACTTCTGGCCCAGGTACCCCGGTTTCTACGAAACCGTCGCCGCGGCCTGGGGAGATCAGATCGCCTCTCCGAATCCGCTGACCCGCCtgcgccttcttctccgacgaACGGCCCGCGCGCTGTGTGGTTGGAACAAGGGGCTCTTCAGCGATGTCCGATCTCAGTTCCATCTCGCGTCGGAGATCATCCTTCGCCTCAACGAAGCTCAAGACTGTCGCCCTCTCACCCGCCTGGAGCTCCAACTCCATCGGGCTCTcaaagctagggttttgggCCTCGCGGCTGTGGAGCGCGCCCGCCGTCGCCAGGCCTCCCGGCAAGTTTGGCTTAAAGACGGCGACGCCAACACTCGCTTCTTCCACGTCAAGATCAACGCCCGGCGATGGAAGAATTTTCTCCACCAAGTCACCACCGACTCCGGCATCCACGTTGCCCATGAAGACAAAGAGGCCGCGCTCCTCCGGCACTTCATGGGCTTGCTAGGCACGACGGCCGCAGGCTCACGCACCCTCGCTTGGGGTGAGCTGCAGCTCCCTCGCTTCCCGGCGGTTGGCATCGACAACCCCTTCTCTCTCGATGAGATCTGGGAGGCGATCAAGGATTCCTCGACCGAAAAAGCTCCGGGTCCGCACGGCTTCACTGGCATGTTCTACCGACGATGCTGGGATTTGATCAAGCTGGACGTCCTGGCCGCCTTCGACCATCTTTATGGGCTTGCCGAGGGCAACCTGGCCGCCCTCAACGCCACGCACCTCTGTCTGATCCCCCAAAAGGATCAAGTCATGTCCGTCAACGACCTTCGGCCGATCAGCCTAATCCACTCCTTCGCCAAGCTTTTCGCCAAAGTCCTTGCCCATCGCCTCTCTCCTTTCATGGAAGACCTGATTTCTCATGCCCAGAGTGCCTTCCTCACCAAGGGGTGCATCCACGACAAAATTGACTTCGCGAAGGCTTTTGATTCTGTGTCCTGGGAATACATTCTCTAA
- the LOC100822829 gene encoding tetraspanin-8: protein MARCSNGLLGLLNAGVLVLSLVVLGGGIWLSHRATTTDCERFLERPVIALGVLLLALSLAGLAGSLCRGASCLLWLYLLALFLLIALLFVFTVFAFAVTNPGAGSAVSGRGFKEYRLGAYSTWLQKRVEDSGNWAKIRSCLHDGGVCQKLGDRKETLQQFALSNLSPIQSGCCKPPTGCNFAYQSETVWTKPPGFNSTDNPDCITWSNNQNVLCYDCQSCKAGVLANLKNDWKKIATVNIIFLVFLIVVYSVGCCAFRNNRQDNSYPAWK, encoded by the exons ATGGCGCGGTGCAGCAACGGGCTCCTGGGCCTGCTGAACGCGGGGGTGCTGGTCCTCTCCCTCGtggtcctcggcggcggcatctGGCTGAGCCACCGCGCGACCACCACGGACTGCGAGCGGTTCCTGGAGCGGCCCGTCATCGCGCTCGGGGTGCTCCTCCTGGCGCTCTCCCTCGCGGGCCTGGCTGGGTCCCTCTGCCGCGGCGCATCCTGCCTCCTCTGGCTCTACCTCCTcgcgctcttcctcctcatcgcGCTTCTCTTCGTCTTCACCGTCTTCGCCTTCGCCGTCACCAACCCCGGCGCCGGGTCCGCCGTCTCCGGGAGAGGGTTCAAGGAGTACCGCCTCGGGGCCTACTCCACCTGGCTGCAGAAGCGGGTCGAGGACTCCGGGAACTGGGCTAAGATCCGGAGCTGCCTCCACGACGGCGGCGTCTGCCAGAAGCTTGGGGACAGGAAGGAGACGCTGCAGCAGTTCGCCCTCAGCAACCTCTCCCCGATTCAG TCTGGATGCTGCAAGCCCCCAACAGGGTGCAACTTCGCCTACCAGAGTGAGACTGTCTGGACGAAACCCCCTGGCTTCAACTCTACCGATAACCCAGATTGCATCACATGGTCAAATAATCAGAACGTCCTCTGCTACGACTGCCAGTCATGCAAGGCTGGCGTGCTCGCTAACCTGAAGAACGACTGGAAAAAGATTGCCACCGTCAACATCATATTCCTTGtcttcctcatcgtcgtcTACTCTGTTGGTTGCTGTGCTTTCAGGAACAACAGGCAGGACAACTCGTACCCAGCTTGGAAGTGA